The proteins below are encoded in one region of Nicotiana tabacum cultivar K326 unplaced genomic scaffold, ASM71507v2 Un00292, whole genome shotgun sequence:
- the LOC107822282 gene encoding uncharacterized protein LOC107822282, whose translation MGAPPPFSTWIPEDDRLLINAVKAGASFESLAKGAVQFSRRFTVQELQDRWHALLCDPVVSSEALSLMMEFEHSASTTKSDSNRFEQAKESKKCVPEKRKAESISSCYCPMHKRIANDTFDSADADYLGGAGNNDNPQSMDCMFVDSLIDNFRNQQSNFNIIPNNVLEHGAGHSIYASDYVTAPSALPIGKNHNGDVSLGSFSFQDFPNGIEGTLPPAENRETIAAVGGLSQPNEVPVSELLEAEDLEPILLDMAGQFDDDVRSTSSGYDSQVFTAAFPDSALSCQLPDFTIAGTSVPTLPDFEHAEKELSIENTIVVPVHGGANKMDTSGYSIVTLVNSSSNLEDQISCDILRNSSLSTDDYLVELSNFLFNSKDDEEPLFVGPDGNEMIDESYFDDFNSFLLDTPDDTDNGVSEISKAPDQQLPAPDGARPGELSDKRVNHYGDKPLVCSSEVQMISSALSVNPAFPEMRDGVICCTLNTEVPEIPTNDDVFLPVRMPSISSPLMAHHTCVKTYRPVSSVDGFKIMD comes from the exons ATGGGAGCTCCTCCTCCTTTTTCTACTTGGATTCCTGAAGACGACCGTTTGCTTATTAACGCCGTTAAG GCTGGTGCTTCTTTTGAATCACTTGCCAAAGGTGCAGTTCAATTTTCCCGGAGATTTACTGTTCAAGAATTGCAAGATCGATGGCATGCTCTTCTATGTGATCCAGTTGTTTCTTCTGAAGCATTATCTCTCATGATGGAGTTTGAGCATTCTGCTTCGACAACAAAATCTGACTCTAATAGATTTGAGCAGGCAAAAGAAAGTAAAAAGTGTGTTCCTGAGAAGAGAAAAGCTGAGAGCATCAGCTCATGTTACTGCCCTATGCATAAGAGAATCGCTAACGACACATTTGACTCCGCGGATGCCGATTATCTTGGTGGAGCTGGAAATAATGACAATCCTCAGTCCATGGATTGCATGTTTGTAGATTCACTGATAGATAATTTCCGTAATCAACAGTCTAATTTTAATATCATACCTAATAACGTTCTGGAACATGGAGCTGGGCATTCCATTTATGCTAGTGACTATGTAACTGCTCCTTCAGCTTTACCCATTGGGAAAAATCATAATGGAGATGTTTCCCTTGGCAGCTTTAGCTTTCAGGATTTCCCCAATGGAATTGAAGGAACTCTTCCCCCTGCTGAGAATCGCGAGACAATCGCCGCTGTTGGGGGGTTGTCTCAACCAAATGAAGTGCCAGTTAGCGAATTACTTGAAGCAGAGGATTTAGAACCTATACTGCTAGATATGGCAGGTCAATTTGATGATGATGTGAGAAGTACTTCTTCTGGATATGACAGCCAGGTCTTCACTGCCGCATTTCCTGACAGTGCCTTGTCATGTCAACTGCCAGATTTTACAATTGCAGGCACTTCTGTCCCAACTCTGCCGGATTTTGAACATGCCGAGAAAGAACTGAGCATTGAAAATACAATAGTAGTTCCAGTTCACGGTGGGGCAAATAAAATGGACACATCAGGATATAGTATTGTGACTCTTGTCAACTCATCATCCAACTTGGAAGACCAAATCTCGTGTGATATCTTGAGAAATTCATCCCTTAGTACTGATGACTACTTAGTTGAGCTATCAAATTTTTTGTTCAACTCTAAAGATGATGAAGAGCCGCTTTTCGTGGGCCCTGAtggaaatgagatgattgatgagtcttattttgatgatttcaactcATTCTTGTTGGATACACCTGATGACACTGATAATGGCGTATCCGAAATTTCAAAAGCTCCAGATCAGCAGCTTCCCGCTCCTGACGGTGCTCGTCCCGGAGAGTTAAGTGACAAGCGTGTGAATCATTATGGTGATAAGCCTCTTGTTTGCAGTTCAGAGGTTCAAATGATATCTTCTGCATTGTCTGTCAACCCTGCTTTTCCTGAAATGCGTGATGGAGTTATCTGTTGCACGTTAAACACTGAGGTCCCAGAGATTCCTACCAATGATGATGTTTTTCTTCCTGTTAGAATGCCGTCAATATCTTCTCCATTGATGGCACATCATACATGTGTTAAGACTTATCGTCCAGTGTCCTCTGTCGATGGCTTCAAAATAATGGACTGA